A portion of the Burkholderia pseudomultivorans genome contains these proteins:
- a CDS encoding Trm112 family protein: MDARLLEILVCPICKGPLHYDRAAQELICNADKLAYPIRDGIPVMLVDEARQTVEGTPVDPAGR; the protein is encoded by the coding sequence GTGGACGCTCGCCTGCTTGAAATCCTTGTGTGCCCTATCTGCAAAGGCCCGCTCCACTACGACCGCGCCGCGCAGGAGCTGATCTGCAACGCGGACAAGCTCGCCTACCCGATCCGCGACGGCATCCCCGTGATGCTCGTCGACGAAGCGCGCCAGACCGTCGAAGGCACGCCGGTCGACCCGGCCGGCCGCTAA
- a CDS encoding DUF3579 domain-containing protein: MAETPPTEYFIQGITKDGKKFRPSDWSERLAGVMSCFGPGASGPNARLQYSLYVRPTLLGDTKCVILDSRLRDCEPMAFDFVMNFAKDNNLVVTEACELPDYSAKK, translated from the coding sequence ATGGCTGAAACCCCTCCGACCGAATACTTCATCCAGGGCATCACGAAAGACGGGAAAAAGTTTCGCCCGAGCGACTGGTCGGAGCGTCTGGCCGGCGTGATGTCCTGCTTCGGGCCGGGGGCGAGCGGGCCGAATGCGCGTCTCCAGTATTCGCTGTACGTGCGCCCGACGCTGCTCGGCGACACCAAATGCGTGATCCTCGATTCGCGGTTGCGCGACTGCGAGCCGATGGCCTTCGATTTCGTGATGAATTTCGCGAAGGACAACAATCTCGTCGTCACCGAGGCGTGCGAGCTGCCGGACTATAGCGCGAAGAAGTAA
- the lpxK gene encoding tetraacyldisaccharide 4'-kinase: MSAPGGPLARLEARVTREWQRRGALAWALTPFACVFGLCAALRRTAYAQGWKQPVDVGVPVVVVGNVTVGGTGKTPTVIALVDALRAAGFTPGVVSRGYGANVRTPTAVTPASRAGAAGDEPLLIARRTGAPVWVCPDRVAAAQALRAAHPDVDVIVSDDGLQHYRLARTVELVVFDHRLGGNGFLLPAGPLREPLSRHRDATLVNDPYSGALPPWPDTYALKLTPGAAWHLDQPALRRPLSQFAGERVLAAAGIGAPERFFATLRAAGLAPATRALPDHYAFADNPFVDDAVDAILITEKDAVKLGASWRDARLWVVPVEAALDPRLIALVVEKLRGRSPA, encoded by the coding sequence ATGAGCGCGCCCGGCGGCCCGCTCGCGCGGCTCGAAGCGCGCGTGACGCGCGAATGGCAGCGCCGCGGCGCGCTCGCGTGGGCGCTCACGCCGTTCGCATGCGTGTTCGGCCTGTGCGCGGCGCTGCGGCGCACCGCGTATGCGCAAGGCTGGAAGCAGCCGGTCGACGTCGGCGTGCCGGTGGTCGTGGTCGGCAACGTGACCGTCGGCGGCACCGGCAAGACGCCGACCGTGATCGCGCTGGTCGATGCGCTGCGGGCGGCCGGCTTCACGCCCGGCGTCGTGTCGCGCGGCTACGGCGCGAACGTGCGCACGCCGACCGCCGTCACGCCCGCCTCGCGCGCCGGCGCGGCCGGCGACGAACCGCTGCTGATCGCGCGCCGCACCGGCGCGCCCGTGTGGGTGTGTCCCGACCGCGTCGCGGCCGCGCAGGCGCTGCGCGCCGCGCACCCCGACGTCGACGTGATCGTCAGCGACGACGGGCTCCAGCACTACCGCCTCGCGCGCACGGTGGAACTCGTCGTGTTCGACCACCGGCTCGGCGGCAACGGTTTCCTGCTGCCCGCCGGCCCGCTGCGCGAGCCGCTGTCGCGGCATCGCGACGCGACGCTCGTCAACGATCCGTACAGCGGCGCGCTGCCGCCATGGCCCGACACCTACGCGCTCAAGCTGACGCCGGGCGCCGCCTGGCACCTCGACCAGCCCGCGCTGCGCCGCCCGCTGTCGCAGTTCGCCGGCGAGCGCGTGCTCGCCGCGGCCGGGATCGGCGCGCCGGAACGCTTCTTCGCGACGCTGCGCGCGGCGGGCCTCGCACCCGCGACGCGCGCGCTGCCCGACCACTACGCGTTCGCCGACAACCCGTTCGTCGACGATGCGGTCGACGCGATCCTGATCACCGAGAAGGATGCAGTAAAATTGGGCGCTTCCTGGCGCGACGCTCGACTGTGGGTGGTCCCCGTCGAAGCCGCGCTCGACCCTCGCCTCATTGCCCTCGTTGTGGAGAAACTCCGTGGACGCTCGCCTGCTTGA
- the murJ gene encoding murein biosynthesis integral membrane protein MurJ, whose translation MRNGARAAAALFRIRPCRVTQGPYNKRPMNLFRALLTVSGFTLLSRVTGLARETLIARAFGASQYTDAFYVAFRIPNLLRRLSAEGAFSQAFVPILAEFKNQQGHDATKALVDAMSTVLAWALAVLSVLGIAGASWVVFAVASGLHTDGQAFPLAVTMTRIMFPYIVFISLTTLASGVLNTYKSFSLPAFAPVLLNVAFIAAAVFVAPHLKVPVFALAWAVIVGGVLQFLVQLPGLKKIDMVPLIGLNPLRALRHRGVKRVLAKMVPATFAVSVAQLSLIINTNIASRLGQGAVSWINYADRLMEFPTALLGVALGTILLPSLSKAHVDADTHEYSALLDWGLRVTFLLAAPSALALFFFATPLTATLFNYGKFDAHTVTMVARALATYGIGLVGIILIKILAPGFYAKQDIKTPVKIAVGVLIVTQISNYVFVPLIGHAGLTLSIGVGACLNSLLLFLGLRKRGIYQPSPGWLRFFVQLVGAALVLAGLMHWCAISFDWTGMRAQPLDRIVLMAACLVLFAALYFGMLWVMGFKYAYFRRRAK comes from the coding sequence GTGCGGAACGGCGCGCGGGCGGCCGCCGCGCTTTTCCGCATCCGGCCGTGCCGGGTCACGCAAGGTCCGTATAATAAGCGCCCCATGAATCTATTCCGAGCCCTGCTGACGGTCAGCGGCTTCACGCTGCTGTCGCGCGTGACCGGACTGGCCCGCGAGACGCTGATCGCCCGTGCGTTCGGCGCCAGTCAATACACCGACGCGTTCTACGTCGCCTTCCGCATTCCGAACCTGCTGCGCCGGCTGTCGGCCGAAGGCGCGTTCTCGCAGGCGTTCGTGCCGATCCTTGCCGAGTTCAAGAACCAGCAGGGGCACGATGCGACCAAGGCGCTCGTCGACGCGATGTCGACCGTGCTCGCGTGGGCGCTCGCCGTGCTGTCGGTGCTCGGCATCGCCGGCGCGTCGTGGGTCGTGTTCGCGGTCGCGTCGGGCCTGCACACCGACGGCCAGGCGTTCCCGCTTGCCGTCACGATGACGCGCATCATGTTCCCGTACATCGTGTTCATCTCGCTGACGACGCTCGCGTCCGGCGTGCTGAATACGTACAAGAGCTTCTCGCTGCCCGCGTTCGCACCGGTGCTGCTCAATGTCGCGTTCATCGCCGCCGCCGTGTTCGTCGCGCCGCACCTGAAGGTGCCGGTGTTCGCGCTCGCGTGGGCCGTGATCGTGGGCGGCGTGCTGCAGTTCCTCGTGCAGCTGCCGGGGCTGAAGAAGATCGACATGGTGCCGCTGATCGGCCTGAACCCGCTGCGCGCGCTGCGTCACCGCGGCGTGAAGCGCGTGCTCGCAAAGATGGTGCCCGCGACGTTCGCGGTGTCGGTCGCGCAGCTGTCGCTGATCATCAACACCAATATCGCGTCGCGGCTCGGGCAGGGCGCGGTGTCGTGGATCAACTACGCGGACCGCCTGATGGAATTCCCGACGGCGCTGCTCGGCGTCGCGCTCGGCACAATCCTGCTGCCGAGCCTGTCGAAGGCGCACGTCGACGCCGATACGCACGAATATTCGGCGCTGCTCGACTGGGGGCTGCGCGTCACGTTCCTGCTCGCGGCGCCGAGCGCGCTCGCGCTGTTCTTCTTCGCGACGCCGCTCACCGCGACGCTGTTCAACTACGGCAAGTTCGACGCGCACACCGTGACGATGGTCGCGCGCGCGCTGGCGACCTACGGCATCGGCCTGGTCGGCATCATCCTGATCAAGATCCTCGCGCCGGGCTTCTACGCGAAGCAGGACATCAAGACGCCGGTGAAGATCGCGGTCGGCGTGCTGATCGTCACGCAGATCTCGAACTACGTGTTCGTGCCGCTGATCGGCCATGCGGGCCTGACGCTGAGCATCGGCGTCGGCGCGTGCCTGAACTCGCTGCTGCTGTTCCTCGGGCTGCGCAAGCGCGGCATCTACCAGCCGTCGCCGGGCTGGCTGCGCTTCTTCGTCCAGCTGGTCGGCGCGGCGCTCGTACTCGCCGGCCTGATGCACTGGTGCGCGATCAGCTTCGACTGGACCGGCATGCGCGCGCAGCCGCTCGACCGCATCGTGCTGATGGCGGCGTGCCTCGTGCTGTTCGCTGCACTATATTTCGGTATGTTGTGGGTAATGGGCTTCAAATACGCTTACTTCAGAAGGCGCGCCAAGTGA
- the argF gene encoding ornithine carbamoyltransferase: MTAKTIRHYLQFKDFSLEDYEYVLERTGILKRKFKNYETYHPLHDRTLAMIFEKSSTRTRLSFEAGIFQLGGHAVFMSTRDTQLGRGEPVEDSAQVISRMVDIIMIRTFEQDVIRRFAENSRVPVINGLTNEYHPCQVLADVFTYYEHRGPIAGKTVAWVGDANNMLYTWIEAAQILGFKLRLSTPPGYALDMKLVSPDSAPFYEVFDDPNEACRGADLVTTDVWTSMGFEAENEARMKAFADWCVDEEMMGHANPDALFMHCLPAHRGEEVTAGVIDGPQSVVWDEAENRLHVQKALMEFLLLGRLKH; encoded by the coding sequence ATGACCGCCAAAACCATTCGTCACTACCTGCAGTTCAAGGATTTCTCGCTGGAAGACTACGAGTACGTGCTCGAACGCACGGGTATCCTGAAGCGCAAGTTCAAGAACTACGAGACCTATCACCCGCTGCACGACCGCACGCTCGCGATGATCTTCGAGAAGAGCTCGACGCGCACGCGCCTGTCGTTCGAAGCCGGGATCTTCCAGCTCGGCGGCCACGCGGTGTTCATGAGCACGCGCGACACGCAGCTCGGCCGCGGCGAGCCCGTCGAGGATTCCGCGCAGGTCATCTCGCGAATGGTCGACATCATCATGATCCGCACGTTCGAACAGGACGTGATCCGGCGCTTCGCGGAAAACTCCCGCGTGCCGGTGATCAACGGCCTGACCAACGAATACCATCCCTGCCAGGTGCTCGCCGACGTCTTCACGTACTACGAGCATCGCGGCCCGATCGCCGGCAAGACGGTCGCGTGGGTCGGCGACGCGAACAACATGCTCTATACGTGGATCGAAGCCGCCCAGATCCTCGGCTTCAAGCTGCGCCTGTCGACGCCGCCGGGCTACGCGCTCGACATGAAGCTGGTGTCGCCGGACAGCGCGCCGTTCTACGAGGTGTTCGACGATCCGAACGAAGCGTGCCGCGGCGCCGATCTCGTGACGACCGACGTGTGGACGAGCATGGGCTTCGAGGCCGAGAACGAAGCGCGGATGAAGGCGTTCGCCGACTGGTGCGTCGACGAGGAAATGATGGGTCACGCGAACCCGGACGCGCTGTTCATGCACTGCCTGCCCGCGCACCGCGGCGAGGAAGTGACGGCCGGCGTGATCGACGGCCCGCAGAGCGTCGTCTGGGACGAGGCGGAAAACCGCCTGCACGTGCAGAAGGCGCTGATGGAGTTCCTGCTGCTCGGCCGCCTGAAGCACTGA
- the plsY gene encoding glycerol-3-phosphate 1-O-acyltransferase PlsY translates to MQILLAALVAYLIGSVSFAVIVSAAMGLADPRSYGSKNPGATNVLRSGNKKAAILTLLGDAFKGWIAVWLARRFGLSDVAIAWVAIAVFLGHLYPVFFRFQGGKGVATAAGVLLAVHPVLGLATALTWLIVAFFFRYSSLAALVAAVFAPLFDVFLFGMPGHNPIAWAVLAMSVLLIWRHRANISKLLAGQESRIGDKKKAAANGGAQDGGKA, encoded by the coding sequence ATGCAGATCCTGCTCGCCGCCCTCGTTGCCTACCTGATCGGCTCGGTGTCGTTCGCCGTCATCGTCAGCGCCGCGATGGGCCTTGCCGACCCCCGCTCGTACGGGTCGAAGAACCCCGGCGCGACCAACGTGCTGCGCAGCGGCAACAAGAAGGCCGCGATCCTGACGCTGCTCGGCGACGCGTTCAAGGGCTGGATCGCCGTCTGGCTCGCGCGGCGCTTCGGCCTGTCCGACGTCGCGATCGCGTGGGTCGCGATCGCGGTGTTCCTCGGCCACCTGTATCCGGTGTTCTTCCGCTTCCAGGGCGGCAAGGGCGTCGCGACCGCGGCCGGCGTGCTGCTCGCCGTGCACCCGGTGCTCGGCCTCGCGACCGCGCTCACCTGGCTGATCGTCGCGTTCTTCTTCCGCTATTCGTCGCTCGCGGCGCTGGTCGCGGCCGTGTTCGCGCCGCTGTTCGACGTGTTCCTGTTCGGCATGCCGGGCCACAACCCGATCGCCTGGGCGGTGCTCGCGATGAGCGTGCTGCTGATCTGGCGTCACCGCGCCAATATTTCGAAGCTGCTGGCAGGGCAGGAAAGCCGGATCGGCGACAAGAAGAAGGCGGCCGCGAACGGCGGCGCGCAGGACGGCGGCAAGGCCTGA
- the kdsB gene encoding 3-deoxy-manno-octulosonate cytidylyltransferase — MTHPQPFIAVVPARLASTRLPNKPLADLGGKPMVVRVAERAREAGAQQVLVASDAQSVLDAAREHGFEAMLTRADHPSGTDRLAEVAAACGWSDDTVVVNVQGDEPLIDPALVRDVASHLAAHPACAIATAAHPIHDASDVFNPNVVKVALDAQNVALYFSRAPIPWSRDAYQPHWPDVAAMPAPAFPVYRHIGLYAYRARFLRTYPSLAQAPIEQAEQLEQLRALWHGERIAVMLTAHAPAAGVDTPADLARVQALFRPESK, encoded by the coding sequence ATGACTCATCCGCAACCCTTCATCGCCGTCGTTCCCGCCCGGCTCGCGTCGACGCGCCTGCCGAACAAGCCGCTCGCCGATCTCGGCGGCAAGCCGATGGTCGTGCGCGTCGCCGAGCGCGCGCGCGAAGCGGGCGCGCAGCAGGTGCTGGTCGCGTCCGACGCGCAAAGCGTGCTCGACGCGGCGCGCGAGCACGGCTTCGAAGCGATGCTGACGCGCGCCGACCACCCTTCCGGCACCGACCGGCTCGCGGAAGTCGCGGCCGCGTGCGGCTGGAGCGACGACACGGTGGTCGTCAACGTGCAGGGCGACGAGCCGCTGATCGACCCGGCGCTGGTGCGCGACGTAGCGTCGCACCTCGCCGCGCATCCGGCGTGCGCAATCGCCACTGCCGCGCATCCGATCCACGACGCGTCCGACGTGTTCAACCCGAACGTCGTCAAAGTCGCACTCGACGCGCAGAACGTCGCGCTGTACTTCTCGCGCGCGCCGATTCCGTGGAGCCGCGACGCCTACCAGCCGCACTGGCCCGACGTCGCGGCCATGCCGGCGCCTGCGTTTCCGGTCTATCGGCACATCGGCCTCTATGCATATCGCGCGCGTTTCCTGCGCACCTATCCGTCGCTCGCGCAGGCGCCGATCGAGCAGGCCGAGCAGCTCGAACAGCTTCGCGCGCTGTGGCACGGCGAACGGATCGCGGTGATGCTCACCGCGCACGCGCCCGCAGCGGGCGTCGATACGCCGGCCGATCTCGCACGGGTGCAGGCCCTTTTTCGGCCGGAATCAAAATAA
- a CDS encoding SirB1 family protein, with translation MTRVLDYFSTLVADDDSLPVTETALSLAQDAYPDLDLQGTLAEIDMLAARLSRRLADDADLKGRVAALNDFFFRELGFACNHNDYYDPDNSHLNAVLRRRRGIPISLSVLYLELAEQIGVPARGVSFPGHFLLRVTLPDGDLIIDPTNGHSLSEAEMVEMLEPYVARAAGAVDSALRALLQPATSREIIARMLRNLKTIYLQTERWQRLLAVQQRLVILLPDHLDEVRDRGFAYARLDYLRPALEDLEQYLGERPDAEDATVVESQVSELRQRMQRDAED, from the coding sequence ATGACCCGCGTCCTCGACTACTTCAGCACGCTCGTGGCGGACGACGACAGTCTTCCCGTCACCGAAACGGCGCTGTCGCTGGCGCAGGACGCGTATCCCGACCTCGACCTGCAGGGCACGCTCGCCGAGATCGACATGCTGGCCGCGCGGCTGAGCCGCCGGCTGGCCGACGATGCGGACCTGAAGGGCCGCGTCGCCGCGCTGAACGACTTCTTCTTCCGCGAACTCGGCTTCGCGTGCAATCACAACGACTACTACGACCCCGACAACAGCCACCTGAACGCGGTGCTGAGGCGGCGGCGCGGGATTCCGATCTCGCTGTCGGTGCTGTATCTCGAACTCGCCGAGCAGATCGGCGTGCCGGCGCGCGGCGTGTCGTTCCCCGGCCATTTCCTGCTGCGCGTGACGCTGCCGGACGGCGACCTGATCATCGATCCGACCAACGGTCATTCGCTGTCGGAGGCCGAGATGGTCGAGATGCTGGAGCCGTACGTCGCGCGGGCCGCCGGCGCGGTCGACAGCGCGTTGCGCGCGCTGCTGCAGCCGGCGACGAGCCGCGAGATCATCGCGCGGATGCTGCGCAACCTGAAGACGATCTATCTGCAGACCGAGCGCTGGCAGCGGCTGCTCGCGGTGCAGCAGCGGCTCGTGATCCTGTTGCCGGACCATCTCGACGAGGTGCGCGATCGCGGCTTCGCCTATGCACGGCTCGACTACCTGCGCCCGGCGCTCGAGGATCTGGAGCAGTATCTCGGCGAACGGCCCGATGCCGAGGATGCAACCGTCGTCGAATCGCAGGTGAGCGAATTGCGGCAGCGGATGCAGCGCGACGCGGAAGACTGA
- the ybaK gene encoding Cys-tRNA(Pro) deacylase, giving the protein MSKSRHVSETPATQLLRRHAVAFGEHPYEYVEHGGTGESARQLGVDEHSVVKTLVMEDEHAKPLIVLMHGDRTVSTKNLARQIGAKRVEPCKPEVANRHSGYLVGGTSPFGTRKAMPVYVESTILELPTIYLNGGRRGYLVSLAPTVLTTLLGAKPVQCASVD; this is encoded by the coding sequence ATGAGCAAATCCAGACACGTGTCCGAAACCCCCGCGACCCAGCTGCTGAGACGCCATGCCGTCGCGTTCGGCGAGCATCCGTACGAATACGTCGAGCATGGCGGCACCGGCGAATCGGCGCGCCAGCTCGGCGTCGACGAGCACAGCGTCGTGAAGACGCTCGTGATGGAAGACGAGCATGCGAAGCCGCTGATCGTGCTGATGCACGGCGACCGCACGGTATCGACGAAGAACCTTGCGCGGCAGATCGGCGCGAAGCGCGTCGAGCCGTGCAAGCCCGAGGTCGCGAACCGCCATTCCGGCTATCTGGTCGGCGGCACGTCGCCGTTCGGCACCCGCAAGGCGATGCCGGTCTACGTCGAGTCGACGATCCTCGAGCTGCCGACGATCTACCTGAACGGCGGCCGTCGCGGCTACCTCGTCAGCCTCGCGCCGACGGTGCTCACGACGCTGCTCGGCGCGAAGCCCGTGCAGTGCGCGAGCGTCGACTGA
- the murB gene encoding UDP-N-acetylmuramate dehydrogenase translates to MPMPPDDSALSLLPDHPLAAHNTFGIAATARYAARITQADQFAALHRDARIANLPLLVLGGGSNVVFTRDFDGVVLLDEIAGRRVVREDAEAWYVEAGGGENWHAFVAWTLERGMAGLENLALIPGTVGAAPIQNIGAYGLEMKTYFDSLVAVELASGRSERFDAARCAFGYRDSFFKREGRARFAIVSVTFRLPKRWTPRLGYADVTRELDARGIAPDAATPRDVFDAVVAIRRAKLPDPLVLGNAGSFFKNPVIDAAQFDALRARVPEIVSYPQPDGGVKLAAGWLIDRCGWKGRALGAAAVHDRQALVLVNRGGATGADVLALARAIQDDVRAQFGVELEAEPVCL, encoded by the coding sequence ATGCCGATGCCCCCTGACGATTCCGCCCTGTCGCTGCTCCCCGACCATCCGCTCGCCGCGCACAACACGTTCGGCATCGCCGCGACCGCGCGCTACGCCGCGCGCATCACGCAGGCCGACCAGTTCGCCGCGCTGCATCGCGACGCGCGCATCGCGAACCTGCCGCTGCTGGTGCTCGGCGGCGGCAGCAACGTCGTGTTCACGCGCGACTTCGACGGCGTCGTGCTGCTCGACGAGATCGCCGGCCGGCGCGTCGTGCGCGAGGACGCCGAAGCCTGGTATGTCGAGGCGGGCGGCGGCGAGAACTGGCATGCGTTCGTCGCGTGGACGCTCGAGCGCGGCATGGCGGGCCTCGAGAATCTCGCGCTGATTCCGGGCACCGTCGGCGCGGCGCCGATCCAGAACATCGGCGCGTACGGGCTCGAGATGAAGACGTATTTCGACTCGCTCGTCGCGGTCGAGCTCGCGAGCGGGCGCAGCGAGCGCTTCGACGCCGCACGCTGCGCGTTCGGCTATCGCGACAGTTTCTTCAAGCGGGAAGGGCGCGCGCGCTTCGCGATCGTGTCGGTCACGTTCCGCTTGCCGAAGCGCTGGACGCCGCGGCTCGGCTATGCGGACGTCACGCGCGAGCTCGATGCGCGCGGCATCGCGCCCGACGCGGCGACGCCGCGCGACGTGTTCGACGCGGTGGTCGCGATCCGTCGCGCGAAGCTGCCCGATCCGCTCGTGCTCGGCAACGCGGGCAGCTTCTTCAAGAACCCGGTGATCGATGCCGCGCAGTTCGACGCGCTGCGCGCGCGCGTGCCGGAGATCGTGTCGTATCCGCAGCCGGACGGCGGGGTGAAGCTCGCGGCCGGCTGGCTGATCGACCGCTGCGGCTGGAAAGGGCGTGCGCTCGGCGCGGCGGCCGTGCACGACCGGCAGGCGCTCGTGCTCGTCAATCGCGGCGGTGCGACGGGCGCCGACGTGCTTGCGCTCGCGCGGGCGATCCAGGACGACGTGCGCGCGCAGTTCGGCGTCGAGCTGGAAGCGGAGCCCGTCTGCCTGTAG
- a CDS encoding YajQ family cyclic di-GMP-binding protein yields MPSFDVVSEANMIEVKNAIEQSNKEISTRFDFKGSDARVEQKERELTLFADDDFKLGQVKDVLIGKLAKRNVDVRFLDYGKVEKIGGDKVKQLVTVKKGVTGDLAKKIVRLVKDSKIKVQASIQGDAVRVSGAKRDDLQSVIALLRKDVTDTPLDFNNFRD; encoded by the coding sequence ATGCCATCGTTCGACGTCGTTTCCGAAGCGAACATGATCGAAGTGAAGAACGCCATCGAGCAGTCGAACAAGGAAATTTCGACGCGCTTCGACTTCAAGGGCTCCGACGCGCGCGTCGAGCAGAAGGAGCGCGAGCTGACGCTGTTCGCCGACGACGATTTCAAGCTCGGCCAGGTGAAGGACGTGCTGATCGGCAAGCTGGCCAAGCGCAACGTCGACGTGCGCTTCCTCGACTACGGCAAGGTCGAGAAGATCGGCGGCGACAAGGTCAAGCAGCTCGTCACCGTGAAGAAGGGCGTGACCGGCGACCTCGCGAAGAAGATCGTGCGGCTCGTGAAGGACAGCAAGATCAAGGTGCAGGCGAGCATCCAGGGCGACGCGGTGCGCGTGTCAGGCGCCAAGCGCGACGACCTGCAAAGCGTGATCGCGCTGCTGCGCAAGGACGTGACCGACACCCCGCTCGACTTCAACAACTTCCGCGACTGA
- the rpsT gene encoding 30S ribosomal protein S20: protein MANSAQARKRARQAAKANSHNSALRSKFRTAIKAVRKAVDAGDQAKAAELFKAAVKTIDTIADKKIVHKNKAARSKSRLAAAVKGLQAAA, encoded by the coding sequence ATGGCTAACTCCGCACAAGCACGCAAGCGCGCCCGCCAGGCCGCGAAGGCAAACTCGCACAACTCGGCGCTGCGCTCGAAATTCCGTACCGCGATCAAGGCCGTTCGCAAGGCTGTCGACGCCGGCGACCAGGCAAAGGCTGCCGAGCTGTTCAAGGCTGCCGTCAAGACGATCGACACGATCGCCGACAAGAAGATCGTTCACAAGAACAAGGCCGCTCGCAGCAAGAGCCGCCTCGCCGCAGCCGTCAAGGGCCTGCAGGCAGCAGCGTAA
- the adk gene encoding adenylate kinase: MRLILLGAPGAGKGTQANFIKEKFGIPQISTGDMLRAAVKAGTPLGVEAKGYMDAGKLVPDALIIGLVKERLKESDCANGYLFDGFPRTIAQADAMKEAGVAIDYVLEIDVPFSEIIERMSGRRTHPASGRTYHVKFNPPKVEGKDDVTGEPLIQRDDDKEETVKKRLEVYEAQTKPLITYYGDWAKRGEENGLKAPQYRKISGLGSVEEIRERAFDALK; encoded by the coding sequence ATGCGTTTGATCCTGTTGGGCGCGCCCGGCGCGGGAAAGGGCACCCAGGCAAACTTCATCAAGGAAAAATTCGGCATCCCGCAAATCTCGACGGGCGACATGCTGCGCGCGGCCGTGAAGGCCGGCACGCCGCTCGGCGTCGAGGCGAAGGGCTACATGGACGCCGGCAAGCTGGTCCCGGACGCGCTGATCATCGGGCTCGTCAAGGAACGTCTGAAGGAATCCGATTGCGCGAACGGCTACCTGTTCGACGGCTTCCCGCGCACGATCGCGCAGGCTGACGCGATGAAGGAGGCCGGCGTCGCGATCGACTACGTGCTCGAGATCGACGTGCCGTTCTCGGAAATCATCGAGCGCATGAGCGGCCGCCGCACCCACCCGGCTTCGGGCCGCACCTACCACGTGAAGTTCAACCCGCCGAAGGTCGAGGGCAAGGACGACGTGACGGGCGAGCCGCTGATCCAGCGCGACGACGACAAGGAAGAAACCGTCAAGAAGCGTCTGGAAGTGTACGAAGCGCAGACCAAGCCGCTGATCACGTATTACGGCGACTGGGCGAAGCGCGGCGAGGAAAACGGGCTGAAGGCGCCGCAGTATCGCAAGATCTCCGGCCTCGGCAGCGTCGAGGAAATCCGCGAACGGGCGTTCGACGCGCTGAAGTAA